The following coding sequences lie in one Frondihabitans peucedani genomic window:
- a CDS encoding molybdopterin-dependent oxidoreductase, translating into MRFEINGEQVEAEAAPGQVLRTILRQNDHFEVKKGCDAGDCGACSVLVDGDAVHSCIYPAHRLDGKRVTTVAGLGTPEAPHPLQQGFVDAAGLQCGFCTAGMVVTASTFGDEELADLPRALKGNLCRCTGYRAIRDAIQGVSNTVTAEAGDAAGRSVKAPAGMRVVTGREEYTLDFRSPTRLLHLAVLKSPHAHARITAIDTSEAEALPGVECVFTHRESPATLFSTGRHENREDDPDDTLVLDPVLRFRGQRVAAVVADSVRTAQLALDLIRVEYEILPAVFDPDLARSTADDVPRLHAEKGPASRISDPSRNVVAQMHGEMGDVDAALAEAAVTVEGAWQTQRISHAALETHATRGWIDDDGRLVLRTSTQVPYLVRHEICHVFGLPEDRVRVYAARVGGGFGGKQELLTEDLVTLAVLRTGASVQYEYAREDEFVIAPLRHPMRVGVKLGATADGLLTAIAVDELMDTGAYGNHGIGVMFHSVHESISVYRAPNKRVDAESVYTNNPPSGAFRGYGLGQVIFAVESAMDELARKLGITPFELRRRNVVVPGDHMTVVDPDEESDLLFGSYGLDQCLDLVEQALEGPPPADSGSLTGPTEVPTGDSWTFGTGMALAMIATMPPRGHFADTTVSLGTSGDYTISVGTAEFGNGTTTVHAQLTATALGTTTDRVVIRQSDTDVARYDTGAFGSAGVVVAGKALHAAALKLKAAMLARASAIVTGAGDEAQDPAVPSSTAIAVGTLTPDGVLVPSGTWGDGRLVTAAELLAHGPLEADGSHDGTPRSVAFNVHAFSVAVDRETGEVRILRSIQAADAGTVLNPEQLRGQIEGGTAQAIGTALYEEVMLDGEGGVTTAAFRNYRLPKFSDLPVTEVLFASTHDDLGPLGAKSMSEAPYNPVAPALANAVRDALGVRPHELPMSRDRVWRMARG; encoded by the coding sequence ATGAGGTTCGAGATCAACGGCGAGCAGGTCGAGGCGGAGGCTGCTCCGGGTCAGGTGCTGCGGACGATCCTGCGCCAGAACGACCACTTCGAGGTGAAGAAGGGCTGCGACGCGGGCGACTGCGGGGCCTGCTCGGTGCTGGTCGACGGCGATGCCGTCCACTCCTGCATCTATCCGGCGCACCGCCTCGACGGCAAGCGCGTCACCACCGTCGCCGGGCTCGGCACCCCCGAAGCGCCGCACCCCCTGCAGCAGGGCTTCGTCGACGCGGCCGGCCTGCAGTGCGGCTTCTGCACGGCGGGAATGGTCGTCACCGCCTCCACCTTCGGCGACGAGGAGCTCGCCGACCTGCCGCGCGCACTCAAGGGCAATCTCTGCCGCTGCACCGGCTACCGCGCCATCCGCGACGCGATCCAGGGCGTCAGCAACACGGTGACCGCCGAGGCCGGGGATGCCGCGGGCCGCTCCGTGAAGGCCCCGGCCGGGATGCGCGTCGTGACCGGCCGCGAGGAGTACACCCTCGACTTCCGGTCGCCGACGAGGCTGCTGCACCTCGCCGTGCTGAAGAGCCCGCACGCGCACGCCAGGATCACGGCCATCGACACCTCCGAGGCCGAGGCCCTGCCCGGCGTCGAGTGCGTCTTCACCCACCGCGAATCGCCCGCGACCCTGTTCTCGACCGGGCGCCACGAGAACCGCGAGGACGACCCCGACGACACGCTGGTGCTCGATCCGGTGCTACGGTTCCGCGGCCAGCGGGTGGCCGCGGTCGTCGCCGACAGCGTGCGCACGGCCCAGCTCGCGCTCGACCTCATCCGCGTGGAGTACGAGATCCTGCCTGCCGTCTTCGACCCCGACCTCGCCCGGTCGACCGCCGACGACGTGCCGCGGCTGCACGCGGAGAAGGGCCCCGCGTCGCGGATCTCCGACCCGTCGCGCAACGTGGTCGCGCAGATGCACGGCGAGATGGGGGACGTCGACGCGGCCCTGGCCGAGGCCGCCGTCACCGTCGAGGGCGCCTGGCAGACGCAGCGCATCTCGCACGCCGCGCTCGAGACGCACGCGACGCGCGGCTGGATCGACGACGACGGGCGGCTGGTCCTGCGGACCAGCACGCAGGTGCCGTACCTCGTGCGCCACGAGATCTGCCACGTGTTCGGTCTGCCCGAAGACCGGGTGCGCGTCTACGCCGCGCGGGTCGGCGGCGGGTTCGGGGGCAAGCAGGAGCTCCTCACCGAGGACCTCGTCACGCTCGCCGTGCTGCGGACCGGCGCGTCGGTCCAGTACGAGTACGCGCGCGAGGACGAGTTCGTCATCGCGCCGCTCCGCCACCCGATGCGCGTCGGCGTGAAGCTCGGCGCCACCGCCGACGGCCTCCTCACCGCCATCGCGGTCGACGAGCTGATGGACACCGGCGCCTACGGCAACCACGGGATCGGCGTCATGTTCCACAGCGTGCACGAGTCGATCTCGGTCTACCGTGCGCCGAACAAGCGGGTCGACGCCGAGTCGGTCTACACGAACAACCCGCCGTCGGGCGCGTTCCGCGGCTACGGGCTCGGACAGGTCATCTTCGCCGTCGAGTCGGCGATGGACGAGCTCGCCCGGAAGCTCGGGATCACGCCGTTTGAACTGCGGCGCCGCAACGTCGTCGTGCCCGGCGACCACATGACCGTCGTCGACCCCGACGAGGAGAGCGACCTCCTGTTCGGCAGCTACGGACTCGACCAGTGCCTCGACCTCGTCGAGCAGGCGCTCGAGGGGCCGCCGCCCGCCGACTCCGGGTCGCTGACCGGTCCGACCGAGGTGCCCACCGGCGACTCGTGGACCTTCGGCACCGGCATGGCGCTCGCGATGATCGCCACGATGCCGCCCCGGGGCCACTTCGCCGACACCACCGTCTCGCTCGGAACCTCCGGCGACTACACGATCAGCGTCGGCACGGCGGAGTTCGGCAACGGCACGACCACCGTCCACGCGCAGCTCACCGCCACCGCGCTCGGCACGACCACCGACCGCGTGGTCATCCGGCAGTCCGACACCGACGTCGCGCGCTACGACACCGGAGCCTTCGGGTCGGCCGGGGTCGTGGTGGCGGGCAAGGCCCTGCACGCGGCGGCGCTCAAGCTCAAGGCCGCGATGCTGGCGCGAGCGAGCGCGATCGTGACCGGCGCGGGTGACGAGGCGCAGGATCCTGCGGTCCCCTCGTCGACCGCCATCGCCGTGGGCACGCTCACTCCCGACGGGGTGCTGGTGCCCTCGGGCACGTGGGGAGACGGCCGGCTGGTGACCGCGGCCGAACTCCTGGCGCACGGACCGCTCGAGGCCGACGGCAGCCACGACGGCACACCGCGGTCGGTGGCGTTCAATGTGCACGCCTTCTCGGTCGCGGTCGATCGCGAGACCGGGGAGGTGCGGATCCTGCGCTCCATCCAGGCCGCCGACGCCGGAACCGTGCTCAACCCGGAGCAGCTGCGCGGCCAGATCGAGGGCGGCACGGCGCAGGCCATCGGCACGGCGCTCTACGAGGAGGTCATGCTCGACGGCGAGGGCGGCGTGACGACGGCGGCTTTCCGGAACTACCGCCTGCCGAAGTTCTCCGACCTGCCGGTCACCGAGGTGCTGTTCGCGTCGACGCACGACGACCTCGGGCCCCTCGGCGCCAAGAGCATGAGCGAGGCGCCGTACAACCCCGTGGCGCCCGCGCTCGCGAACGCGGTGCGCGACGCGCTCGGGGTGCGGCCGCACGAGCTGCCGATGTCGCGGGACCGGGTGTGGCGGATGGCGCGCGGGTAG
- a CDS encoding XdhC/CoxI family protein: MFEIADRLLAALDAGAVLAVATAVSIEGSAPRTVGTSMAYDGSVVLGSIAGGCVEAAVVGVAEEVLADGVARTVEYGVDDETAFSVGLTCGGQLRIRVERVDSSHPVVAQLREAAAGRAAGAAIALGPVRPEWEPRIEAERLARVGLGESALGTVDCGGSLVDVFFEVKGTRPHFVIIGAMEFSTALAAAAQVLGYRVTVTDPRELFTTAERFPGASVVVGWPQRILPNLDLDQRSVFCVLSHDARFDAVALDLALASPAFYVGAMGSRRTHERRIASLRERGVPAASIARLHSPIGLDLGASTPEETAVSILAEVLASRSAATAVPLAAMSGPVHRRAVAAPAAPAAPAVPRA; the protein is encoded by the coding sequence ATGTTCGAGATCGCCGACCGCCTGCTCGCCGCGCTCGACGCGGGCGCGGTCCTGGCGGTCGCGACGGCCGTGTCGATCGAGGGCAGCGCCCCGCGCACCGTCGGCACCTCGATGGCCTACGACGGCTCGGTCGTACTCGGCTCGATCGCCGGCGGCTGCGTCGAGGCTGCCGTGGTCGGGGTCGCCGAGGAGGTCCTCGCTGACGGCGTCGCCCGCACGGTCGAGTACGGCGTCGACGACGAGACCGCGTTCTCGGTGGGGCTCACCTGCGGCGGGCAGCTGCGCATTCGAGTCGAGCGGGTCGACTCGTCGCACCCCGTCGTCGCGCAGCTCCGCGAGGCTGCCGCCGGTCGCGCGGCCGGCGCCGCGATCGCGCTCGGGCCCGTCCGCCCCGAGTGGGAACCCCGCATCGAAGCCGAGCGTCTCGCCCGAGTCGGTCTCGGCGAGTCGGCCCTCGGCACCGTCGACTGCGGCGGCTCGCTCGTCGACGTCTTCTTCGAGGTGAAGGGCACCCGGCCCCACTTCGTGATCATCGGCGCGATGGAGTTCTCCACCGCCCTCGCCGCCGCCGCGCAGGTGCTCGGTTACCGCGTCACCGTGACCGACCCGCGGGAGCTCTTCACCACGGCCGAGCGCTTCCCCGGCGCCTCCGTCGTGGTCGGCTGGCCGCAGCGGATCCTGCCGAACCTCGACCTCGACCAGCGGAGCGTCTTCTGCGTCCTGTCGCACGACGCCCGCTTCGACGCGGTCGCACTCGACCTGGCCCTCGCGTCGCCGGCGTTCTACGTCGGTGCGATGGGCTCGAGGCGGACCCACGAGCGCAGGATCGCGTCCCTCCGCGAACGCGGCGTCCCCGCGGCCTCGATCGCCAGGCTCCACTCGCCGATCGGCCTCGACCTCGGCGCCTCCACGCCCGAAGAGACCGCGGTCTCGATCCTGGCCGAGGTGCTCGCTTCGCGCTCCGCTGCCACGGCCGTGCCGCTCGCCGCGATGTCTGGGCCCGTGCATCGGCGTGCTGTGGCTGCGCCTGCTGCGCCTGCTGCGCCCGCTGTGCCTCGGGCCTGA
- a CDS encoding FAD binding domain-containing protein encodes MDLIGVNEIRVARTRDDILVGGGVEPLGGGTWLFSEPQPGLTGLVDLTALGWPSTTRTLEHLVVAATCTIRDLTRVDPEPDWTAHRLFRLCADSLLASYKIWAVATVGGNVATALPAGAMTSLLAALDATAVIWGPGDAERRMLVSELVSGVRTTRLTEGEILRAFEIPLASLRSRVAFRRISLSNLGRSASLVIGRLARDGAFTLTVTAATQRPSVLRFDALPTEAELRDAIGAIDDWYDDPHGTPDWREHVSTLFAGEILRELSDSELSDPEEAR; translated from the coding sequence ATGGACCTGATCGGCGTGAACGAGATCCGGGTGGCCCGCACCCGCGACGACATCCTGGTGGGCGGCGGCGTCGAGCCCCTGGGCGGCGGCACCTGGCTGTTCTCCGAGCCGCAGCCGGGTCTCACCGGGCTCGTCGACCTGACCGCGCTCGGCTGGCCGTCGACCACCCGCACCCTCGAGCACCTCGTCGTCGCCGCGACGTGCACGATCCGCGATCTGACCCGCGTCGATCCTGAGCCCGACTGGACAGCGCACCGCCTCTTCCGCCTCTGCGCCGACTCGCTGCTCGCCAGCTACAAGATCTGGGCCGTCGCCACCGTCGGCGGCAACGTCGCTACCGCACTCCCGGCCGGTGCGATGACCTCGCTCCTGGCAGCCCTCGACGCGACCGCGGTCATCTGGGGTCCGGGCGACGCAGAGCGCAGGATGCTCGTGTCCGAGCTGGTCAGCGGGGTGCGCACCACCCGGCTGACCGAGGGCGAGATCCTGCGCGCGTTCGAGATCCCGCTGGCATCGCTCCGCTCGCGGGTGGCCTTCCGCAGGATCTCGCTCTCGAACCTCGGCAGGTCGGCCAGCCTGGTCATCGGCCGCCTCGCCCGCGACGGCGCCTTCACGCTGACCGTCACGGCCGCGACGCAGCGCCCCTCCGTCCTGCGCTTCGACGCCCTGCCCACCGAGGCCGAGCTGCGCGACGCGATCGGCGCGATCGACGACTGGTACGACGATCCACACGGGACCCCGGACTGGCGGGAGCACGTCTCGACGCTGTTCGCGGGCGAGATCCTGCGCGAGCTCAGCGACTCAGAGCTCAGCGACCCGGAGGAGGCACGATGA